One segment of Comamonas thiooxydans DNA contains the following:
- a CDS encoding sigma-54-dependent Fis family transcriptional regulator: MPHTPPALPSDADLRSQVRFSTEDGLIWLSGQRMLLLHLASLHALRREMMNTMGPDHTRRLLLRAGYAAGERDALLARQIRPTASLFEMFAVGPQLHRLEGAVRATPEIFEADEQAGHFQCVVRWEHSWEAEIHLREWGPQDQPSCWMLLGYASGYSSAFFRRPVFFKEMQCSTCGHAHCLIEGRFQHEWPDGEQIARDYDPDSMLVRLDELQSQVEALRTGLGPCDSQGPLLGHSRAFQAALELLSKAAPTQVTVLLTGETGVGKERFARALHAMSPRADKPFVAVNCAALPADLIESELFGAEKGAFTGATATRIGRFERAHGGTLMLDELGELPLAAQAKLLRVLQSGEVERLGGHRSTQVDVRVIAATNVDLEKAVEQGRFRRDLLYRLNVYPIRIPALRERVDDIELLAMHLLQKYSALHGKPAPGFSDRALTALRGHSWPGNVRELENLVERGLILTPAGEPIDVACLFPQWSDNGQSTIDDQGHLAQACGTNGDLHTASVYDSMQHQGLSLDALEDRLLQEAVRRASGNLAAAARALGMTRPQLSYRLSRIRERSIEE, translated from the coding sequence ATGCCCCACACTCCCCCCGCCTTACCCTCCGATGCCGATTTGCGCAGCCAGGTCCGCTTCTCCACCGAAGACGGACTGATCTGGCTCTCGGGCCAGCGCATGTTGCTGCTGCACCTGGCCTCTCTTCACGCCTTGCGCCGCGAAATGATGAACACCATGGGCCCCGATCACACGCGGCGCCTGCTGCTGCGTGCCGGCTATGCCGCAGGTGAGCGCGATGCGCTGCTGGCACGCCAGATACGGCCCACGGCCAGCCTGTTCGAGATGTTTGCCGTTGGGCCCCAGCTGCACAGATTGGAGGGTGCGGTGCGCGCCACGCCGGAAATCTTTGAGGCCGATGAGCAGGCGGGCCACTTTCAATGCGTGGTGCGCTGGGAACACAGCTGGGAAGCGGAAATCCATTTGCGCGAATGGGGTCCCCAGGACCAGCCCTCGTGCTGGATGCTGCTGGGCTATGCCTCGGGTTACTCCAGCGCGTTCTTCCGTCGCCCGGTGTTTTTCAAGGAAATGCAGTGCTCCACCTGCGGCCACGCACACTGCCTGATAGAGGGCCGGTTTCAACATGAGTGGCCCGATGGTGAACAGATCGCACGCGACTACGACCCCGACTCCATGCTGGTACGCCTGGATGAGCTGCAGTCCCAGGTCGAGGCCTTGCGTACCGGCCTGGGCCCTTGCGACAGCCAGGGCCCCTTGCTGGGCCATTCACGCGCCTTTCAGGCCGCGCTGGAGCTGCTGTCCAAGGCTGCTCCCACCCAGGTCACCGTGTTGCTCACGGGTGAGACCGGCGTGGGCAAGGAACGCTTTGCGCGCGCCCTGCATGCCATGAGCCCGCGCGCCGACAAACCCTTTGTGGCCGTGAACTGCGCGGCCCTGCCCGCCGACCTGATAGAGAGCGAGCTGTTCGGTGCCGAAAAAGGCGCCTTCACCGGCGCCACGGCCACGCGCATAGGGCGCTTTGAACGCGCCCATGGCGGCACGCTGATGCTGGACGAGCTGGGCGAACTGCCCCTGGCCGCCCAGGCCAAGCTGCTGCGCGTGCTGCAAAGCGGCGAGGTGGAACGCCTGGGCGGCCACCGCAGCACCCAGGTCGATGTGCGCGTGATCGCCGCCACCAATGTGGACCTGGAAAAAGCCGTGGAACAGGGGCGCTTTCGGCGCGACCTGCTCTACCGCCTCAACGTCTACCCCATACGCATCCCCGCGCTGCGCGAGCGCGTGGACGATATCGAGCTGCTGGCAATGCATCTGCTGCAGAAATACTCGGCCTTGCACGGCAAGCCGGCCCCGGGCTTCAGCGACCGGGCGCTGACCGCGCTGCGCGGCCACAGCTGGCCCGGCAATGTGCGCGAGCTGGAGAACCTGGTGGAACGCGGCCTCATCCTCACGCCGGCCGGCGAACCCATTGATGTGGCTTGCCTGTTCCCCCAATGGAGCGACAACGGCCAAAGCACCATAGACGACCAAGGCCATCTGGCCCAGGCCTGCGGCACAAATGGCGATCTGCACACGGCCAGTGTCTACGACAGCATGCAGCACCAGGGGCTTTCGCTGGACGCCCTGGAAGACCGACTGTTGCAAGAGGCCGTGCGCCGCGCCAGCGGCAATCTGGCAGCAGCGGCCCGCGCCCTGGGCATGACCCGCCCCCAACTCAGCTACCGGCTCTCACGCATCCGTGAACGCAGCATCGAGGAGTAA
- a CDS encoding GntR family transcriptional regulator — translation MAKKSFVQCLAMPEAESSGGEASRTLTEQTYARLRTDIVEGRLLPGSKLRIEHLRQAYEDGAGTLREALTRLVSDALVTTEGQRGFRVSTIAMDDLQDITRLRVHIETHALRESIRHGDAAWRAQLQASYDELSAAEQPLSSDNRRQWEALNVRFHESLLSGYASPWTLKVLRLLARHSERYRCYAMEQPALTRDVHAEHQEIFELAMAGHEARAALALEAHICTTPHLLLQAMREGKLVLPGTRPEGEV, via the coding sequence TTGGCCAAGAAATCCTTTGTGCAATGCCTGGCCATGCCCGAGGCTGAATCCAGCGGCGGCGAGGCATCACGCACCCTGACCGAGCAAACCTATGCCCGGCTGCGCACCGATATTGTCGAAGGCCGCCTGCTGCCTGGCAGCAAGCTGCGCATAGAGCATCTGCGCCAGGCCTACGAGGATGGTGCAGGCACCTTGCGGGAGGCGTTGACGCGCCTGGTCAGTGATGCCCTGGTCACAACCGAAGGCCAGCGCGGCTTTCGCGTCTCCACCATCGCCATGGACGACCTGCAGGACATCACCCGCCTGCGGGTACATATCGAAACCCATGCACTGCGTGAATCCATACGCCATGGCGACGCAGCCTGGCGGGCCCAGTTGCAGGCCAGCTATGACGAGCTCTCGGCAGCCGAGCAACCGCTGTCCAGCGACAACCGCCGCCAGTGGGAGGCATTGAATGTGCGCTTTCACGAGTCCCTGCTCTCCGGCTATGCATCCCCTTGGACATTGAAGGTGCTGCGTCTGCTGGCGCGCCATAGCGAGCGCTACCGCTGCTACGCCATGGAGCAGCCCGCGCTCACCCGCGATGTGCATGCCGAGCACCAGGAGATCTTCGAGCTCGCCATGGCTGGCCACGAGGCCCGCGCGGCCCTGGCCCTGGAAGCCCATATTTGCACCACCCCCCATCTACTGCTGCAGGCAATGCGCGAAGGCAAGCTGGTGTTGCCTGGCACCCGGCCGGAAGGGGAGGTATGA
- a CDS encoding LysR family transcriptional regulator: protein MDRIDLFRIFARVVECANFTRAADTLGVPRSSVSAAVRELEERVGARLLHRTTRKVSPTQDGEAFYERCQRLISDVEEAENLFRQNEAKPSGELRVNAPGRIGRLIIAPALPVFLDLYPRIDINLGITDRAVNLIEESVDCVLRVGPLSDSELIARAIGTLPLINVASPAYLERHGTPQTPEDLARHWAVNYASPSTGRVGPWEWIEGDDMRTLMMRGRVTVNSAEAYIACCLSGLGLIQIPAYDVRPHLEAGELVEVLTDYRAEPLPMTLLYPHRQHLSRRVQVFADWLEDLLERTIER from the coding sequence TTGGATCGCATTGACCTGTTTCGCATCTTCGCCCGCGTCGTCGAGTGTGCGAATTTCACCCGTGCCGCCGACACACTGGGCGTCCCACGTTCTTCTGTTTCCGCAGCCGTTCGGGAACTGGAGGAGCGCGTCGGCGCCCGCCTATTGCATCGGACCACGCGCAAAGTCTCGCCTACCCAAGACGGCGAAGCCTTCTACGAACGGTGCCAACGCCTCATCTCCGATGTCGAGGAGGCTGAAAACCTGTTCCGGCAGAACGAGGCCAAGCCCTCCGGGGAGCTGAGGGTCAATGCACCAGGGCGCATCGGCCGTCTCATCATCGCACCGGCGTTGCCCGTCTTCCTCGACCTCTACCCTCGGATCGACATTAACCTGGGTATCACCGACCGTGCGGTCAATCTGATCGAGGAAAGTGTTGACTGCGTCCTACGCGTCGGGCCTTTGAGCGATTCCGAGCTAATCGCCCGAGCGATTGGAACCTTGCCGCTCATCAACGTTGCCAGTCCGGCATATCTGGAGCGGCATGGCACGCCGCAGACGCCGGAAGATCTCGCCCGCCATTGGGCAGTGAACTACGCCTCGCCCTCAACCGGGCGGGTGGGGCCATGGGAGTGGATCGAGGGCGATGACATGCGAACCCTGATGATGCGTGGGCGAGTCACGGTCAACAGTGCAGAAGCTTATATTGCCTGTTGCCTTTCGGGGCTCGGGCTTATCCAGATCCCCGCCTATGACGTCCGCCCTCATCTGGAGGCCGGCGAACTGGTTGAAGTGCTGACAGACTACCGGGCCGAGCCGCTGCCGATGACCCTGCTCTATCCGCATCGGCAGCACCTTTCACGTCGCGTTCAAGTATTCGCGGACTGGCTGGAAGACCTATTGGAGAGGACGATCGAGCGGTGA
- a CDS encoding SDR family oxidoreductase produces the protein MADHSIKGKVVIIAGGAKNLGGLVARDLAAQGAKAIAIHYNSPATKAEAEATVAAVQAAGAQAVAFQADLTSASAMEKLFTDMVAVIGRPDIAINTVGKVLKKPMTETSEEEYDEMAAVNAKTAFFFLKEAGRHVNDNGKVLTLVTSLLGAYTPFYASYEGMKAPVEHFTRAASKEFGERGISVNAIGPGPMDTPFFYPAEGADAVAHHKSAAALSNFSKTGLTDIEDIVPWVRLLVSDGWWMTGQTILVNGGYTTK, from the coding sequence ATGGCCGACCACAGCATCAAAGGCAAAGTTGTCATTATCGCCGGCGGGGCGAAAAACCTCGGTGGGCTGGTCGCTCGCGATCTCGCCGCGCAGGGTGCAAAGGCGATAGCCATCCACTACAACAGCCCCGCTACCAAAGCCGAAGCAGAAGCGACTGTCGCCGCCGTGCAGGCCGCCGGCGCACAGGCTGTCGCCTTCCAGGCCGACCTGACCTCGGCGAGCGCGATGGAAAAGCTGTTCACTGATATGGTCGCGGTGATCGGGCGGCCGGATATCGCCATCAACACCGTCGGCAAGGTGCTGAAGAAGCCGATGACCGAGACCAGCGAGGAGGAATATGACGAGATGGCTGCTGTAAACGCCAAGACCGCCTTCTTCTTCCTCAAGGAAGCTGGCCGTCACGTCAACGACAACGGCAAGGTGCTGACGCTCGTCACCTCGTTGCTCGGCGCCTATACGCCCTTCTATGCGAGCTACGAGGGCATGAAGGCGCCGGTCGAGCACTTCACCCGTGCAGCCTCCAAGGAATTCGGCGAGCGCGGCATCTCAGTCAATGCCATCGGCCCCGGCCCAATGGACACACCATTCTTCTACCCAGCCGAGGGGGCGGATGCGGTCGCTCATCACAAGAGCGCGGCGGCGCTGTCCAATTTCTCGAAGACGGGCCTCACCGATATCGAGGACATCGTGCCATGGGTGCGACTGCTGGTTTCGGATGGCTGGTGGATGACCGGCCAGACCATTCTGGTGAACGGCGGCTATACCACGAAATGA
- a CDS encoding low temperature requirement protein A, producing the protein MTARHAHVTHEELFFDLAHVFAVTQLSHGPLDDLTPTGVIQTLIL; encoded by the coding sequence GTGACGGCGCGCCATGCGCACGTCACCCATGAGGAATTGTTCTTTGATCTCGCCCATGTCTTCGCGGTGACGCAGCTCAGCCATGGGCCGTTGGACGATCTGACGCCAACAGGCGTGATCCAGACGCTGATTCTTTGA
- a CDS encoding response regulator, with amino-acid sequence MSYWLRSGISNAKILVIDDNVTELKMLLELLRINSYHLSVAMDAMQGYRRATAQQYDLILLDVNMGHVDGFSICRLLKADSSTKDIPVIFVTSSILPHERIRGLQLGAVDYISKPFDINEVLARIEIHLALAKSRREAFEYSIALSESSDPLSSIDASENKLKVKNIDHNLTLLRAAQQLILSDLSKVPILTELAAQLGTHEKRLAQVFKQHTGKTIYKFIREARLHEAKRMLSSSIMHIEEVAATIGFSSSANFSSAFHSYFSCTPSNFRRSCLSQKS; translated from the coding sequence GTGTCTTACTGGTTACGCTCTGGCATTTCGAATGCAAAAATTCTGGTCATCGATGACAACGTGACTGAACTGAAGATGTTGCTGGAACTACTCAGGATCAATAGTTATCATCTATCCGTCGCAATGGATGCAATGCAAGGCTACCGTCGAGCCACAGCTCAACAATATGACTTAATCCTATTAGATGTGAATATGGGGCATGTAGATGGATTCTCCATATGCAGGCTATTGAAGGCAGACTCATCCACCAAAGACATTCCCGTGATCTTTGTGACATCTAGTATTTTACCTCACGAGCGTATCAGGGGATTGCAGTTGGGAGCTGTGGACTATATCTCAAAGCCTTTCGATATTAATGAAGTTTTAGCGCGTATTGAAATCCATCTTGCTTTAGCGAAATCCCGCAGAGAAGCATTTGAATATTCCATAGCGTTATCAGAATCATCTGATCCATTATCATCGATCGATGCATCAGAGAATAAATTAAAAGTAAAAAATATTGATCACAATTTAACGTTACTGCGGGCCGCCCAGCAACTGATTCTTTCTGACTTGTCAAAGGTTCCCATTCTTACAGAGTTGGCGGCTCAGCTAGGAACACATGAAAAGCGCTTGGCACAGGTATTCAAACAGCACACGGGAAAAACGATTTACAAATTCATCCGAGAGGCCCGGCTTCATGAGGCCAAACGCATGCTTTCCAGCTCTATCATGCACATCGAAGAAGTGGCTGCAACCATAGGATTCTCCAGCTCAGCTAATTTCTCATCCGCCTTTCACTCCTACTTTAGCTGCACTCCATCGAATTTTCGACGCTCCTGCCTGAGTCAAAAATCATGA
- a CDS encoding sensor histidine kinase, with the protein MRQRIPGSIQLICSILLWWSINANAIESSLPSPIKISDVTFGNKVQNNTVEILEEWLGSDNPLQIAALPSGQSDGFKIANSSVLNGRFNTKNLWLRFTLHNDLSTPQAMQLALRASWLQRVNFYLLRMQDGQFRVSRSLDGISVGSKSPNRVPQITLNISPRETVSVLIHINSNTPSKLGFTLQTVDQWHALERNYALFSGILIGSIIFFAIYSAVLWRTLRVPLMAWQTLALLLIALYEATYRGYARIILWPSSTEWSHKSHHVLVAGIVLCTTLYFRARLKITPNILPAAGEFLLKTVALIEIIALLGVLIGPYEWFATAGIIVAPISLFIILGCTYVYHRSGGPGGRSTLSLIFILAFLALLRASVLLLPNIALINNFQQYIFSLPALIVGIFYIIIWIHNTSLQRQQAESELLQWQSQQKARLEHEVEYKSRTLKEALEKAAQHSQEQKQLLAYVSHDLRAPVSVIITYLRQIIKSSNKIETEKLSVIERSATYQLELIDDLVEYAKDDLQPHLTLNESFEDLRSVLSDLERHAHILASSKRNIFSLKIQSELPTHIYLDRKRLKQVVLNLLSNAAKFTSHGSIDLRLGGKYLGQDKWNFRFEVSDSGSGIDPEILATIQKFLTEQGTYENRGLGLVIAHRIIEKMSGHLIFESQPGRGTNAIFFLMITQVPESSQFREIVPLPKNIISHLNKNEERYSLKNLEPLTENQKLELEKLAIQGRWSDLHVWIDSIDNGLDYRTLVYLVKKSLDDLDFRKIIDIARSAPLK; encoded by the coding sequence ATGAGGCAACGTATACCTGGCAGCATCCAGCTAATCTGCAGCATACTGCTATGGTGGTCGATCAATGCTAACGCAATTGAAAGTTCTCTTCCTTCGCCAATTAAAATTAGCGATGTAACTTTTGGAAATAAAGTCCAAAACAACACTGTCGAGATTCTAGAAGAATGGCTCGGATCCGATAATCCACTACAGATAGCAGCCCTTCCAAGTGGTCAGAGTGATGGATTTAAAATCGCTAATTCCAGCGTTTTGAATGGACGATTCAATACAAAAAACCTGTGGCTAAGGTTTACATTGCATAACGATTTATCAACCCCTCAGGCGATGCAATTAGCATTGAGGGCAAGTTGGTTGCAACGTGTAAATTTCTATCTACTACGCATGCAAGATGGTCAATTTCGGGTAAGTCGATCCCTGGATGGAATCAGCGTAGGTTCAAAGTCGCCAAATCGAGTCCCTCAGATTACTCTTAATATATCACCAAGAGAGACTGTTAGCGTACTCATTCATATAAATAGTAACACCCCCAGCAAGCTTGGATTTACACTACAAACAGTAGATCAATGGCATGCGTTAGAGCGAAATTATGCTTTATTTAGTGGAATATTGATTGGCAGTATCATTTTTTTTGCAATTTATTCTGCAGTTCTTTGGAGAACATTACGAGTTCCTCTAATGGCGTGGCAAACACTGGCTCTTTTACTGATAGCGCTATATGAAGCGACCTACCGAGGTTATGCTCGAATAATACTATGGCCCAGTAGCACAGAGTGGAGCCACAAATCCCATCATGTTTTGGTAGCAGGGATAGTTTTATGTACCACGCTGTATTTTAGAGCCAGGCTAAAAATCACCCCCAACATTTTACCTGCAGCGGGAGAATTTCTACTTAAGACTGTAGCCCTCATAGAAATCATTGCTCTTTTAGGAGTTCTAATTGGCCCTTATGAATGGTTCGCAACTGCGGGAATTATTGTTGCGCCAATAAGCTTATTTATAATTCTAGGTTGCACATACGTATACCATCGCAGTGGAGGGCCAGGGGGGCGGAGTACTTTATCACTAATATTCATCTTGGCATTCTTGGCATTGCTACGAGCTTCAGTTTTATTACTCCCAAATATTGCTTTGATAAATAATTTTCAGCAATATATTTTTTCCCTACCCGCCCTAATAGTAGGAATTTTCTACATAATCATTTGGATTCACAATACTTCTCTACAACGTCAGCAAGCAGAGAGTGAGCTTCTTCAATGGCAAAGCCAGCAGAAAGCACGCCTTGAGCACGAAGTCGAGTACAAAAGTCGCACTCTAAAAGAAGCTTTAGAAAAAGCAGCGCAACATTCGCAGGAGCAAAAGCAACTACTAGCCTATGTTAGCCATGATTTGCGAGCGCCTGTCTCTGTGATTATCACATATTTGCGACAGATAATAAAATCTTCTAACAAAATTGAAACAGAGAAATTATCCGTAATTGAAAGAAGTGCAACCTACCAATTGGAATTAATTGATGACTTGGTAGAATATGCCAAAGATGATTTACAGCCGCATTTAACGTTGAATGAGAGTTTCGAAGATCTGCGTTCTGTACTGAGTGATTTAGAGAGGCACGCGCATATCCTAGCCTCCAGCAAGCGAAATATTTTCTCGCTAAAAATACAAAGCGAATTGCCCACCCATATTTATTTAGACCGAAAACGCCTAAAGCAAGTTGTTCTCAACCTCCTATCCAATGCCGCAAAATTTACTTCTCACGGAAGCATTGATTTGAGACTTGGAGGGAAATATCTTGGACAAGATAAGTGGAATTTTCGCTTTGAAGTTAGCGATAGCGGATCTGGTATAGATCCTGAAATTCTCGCCACAATCCAGAAATTTCTAACAGAGCAAGGTACTTATGAAAATCGCGGCCTGGGGCTAGTTATCGCACACCGAATCATTGAAAAAATGTCCGGTCATCTGATTTTTGAAAGTCAACCAGGGAGAGGTACTAACGCGATATTTTTTCTAATGATCACACAGGTACCTGAGAGTTCTCAATTTCGAGAAATAGTACCTCTCCCCAAAAATATTATCTCTCATCTTAATAAAAATGAGGAGAGATATTCCCTCAAAAACCTGGAGCCTCTTACAGAGAATCAGAAACTCGAACTAGAGAAACTGGCGATCCAAGGCAGGTGGAGCGATTTACATGTCTGGATTGACTCAATAGACAATGGCCTAGACTATAGAACGTTAGTTTATTTAGTCAAAAAATCATTAGATGATCTAGATTTCAGAAAAATTATCGATATTGCTCGATCTGCGCCACTGAAGTGA
- a CDS encoding GGDEF domain-containing protein, with translation MLVQASELSPYKQAVEDAFILCGVILACRALQSRCGRHSSPYIDIAVLLASTAMVIVSVVLFSSAKLETFFVQASCALVIWRATLSSARQATTKSDKVLAAAFLFIALVLTGQCILYIAAPTPSLALGEWRVSVWGTLIQYTGLLGSIVLTFAVIIATNYDAMAEFRHQAHTDALTGLLNRQGLDSHLATLSKRSFPHAARPLGVIMADIDNFKRINDVFGHAFGDIVLARFGGLLRPEAGAQICAARMGGEEFLLLLPGANLESAVAIADEIRANFVAQRWSPHAPNSRFTASMGVTLVQPGESIASAVKRADDFLYAAKRRGRNCTVSSEAAGETAHGLFTCGDNVDAETN, from the coding sequence ATGCTCGTTCAGGCCAGCGAACTTTCCCCTTATAAACAAGCCGTCGAGGATGCTTTCATTCTGTGCGGCGTTATTTTGGCATGCCGTGCACTGCAAAGCCGTTGCGGCAGGCACAGCTCTCCCTACATTGATATTGCGGTCCTGCTCGCTTCAACCGCAATGGTAATCGTCTCGGTTGTTCTGTTTTCCAGCGCAAAACTGGAGACATTCTTCGTCCAGGCCTCTTGTGCACTGGTGATTTGGCGAGCCACACTCTCTTCTGCAAGACAAGCCACAACCAAGTCTGACAAGGTGCTCGCCGCCGCATTCCTCTTCATCGCGCTAGTATTGACGGGACAGTGCATCTTATATATTGCAGCCCCCACACCTTCTCTTGCGCTGGGAGAATGGAGAGTCTCCGTCTGGGGGACTTTGATCCAATACACAGGACTACTCGGGAGCATCGTTCTGACCTTCGCGGTCATCATCGCGACGAACTACGACGCCATGGCGGAATTCCGTCACCAGGCCCATACCGACGCATTGACCGGCCTGCTGAATCGACAAGGTCTCGATAGTCATCTTGCCACCCTTTCCAAGCGCTCTTTTCCGCATGCGGCGAGGCCGCTCGGGGTGATCATGGCCGATATCGACAATTTCAAACGCATTAACGATGTCTTCGGCCATGCGTTTGGCGACATAGTGCTCGCTCGATTTGGAGGCCTTTTGCGGCCGGAAGCTGGAGCGCAGATTTGCGCCGCACGGATGGGCGGGGAGGAATTTCTGCTGCTGCTGCCCGGAGCAAATCTAGAAAGTGCCGTCGCAATTGCAGATGAAATCCGCGCGAATTTCGTGGCGCAGCGTTGGTCCCCGCATGCTCCCAATTCGCGTTTCACAGCCAGCATGGGCGTGACTCTGGTTCAACCGGGCGAATCCATAGCCAGCGCTGTCAAGCGCGCAGACGACTTTCTCTACGCAGCGAAGCGACGTGGACGTAACTGCACGGTTTCGAGTGAAGCGGCAGGAGAAACCGCTCATGGCCTATTCACGTGCGGCGACAATGTGGACGCAGAGACAAACTGA